One window from the genome of Pseudoalteromonas sp. '520P1 No. 423' encodes:
- a CDS encoding DEAD/DEAH box helicase: MGFSTLGINEDLLKAVVAQGYKEPTPIQASAIPAVLKGKDVMAGAQTGTGKTAAFALPLLQKTIENKQQNLVIKTLVLTPTRELAQQVHNSFETYAQFTDIKSTLAYGGVSIKTQVKALKAGADILVATPGRLFDHIVNGTVDLSHVEYLVFDEADRMLDMGFIDEINRILKRLPPKRQTLLFSATFDEAIFKLSKTLLKNPELIEVNERNKATTQVEQVVYNVDADRKRELVSHLIGSKNWQQVLIFTRTKQGADELAKEMCKDGLKTQSIHGDKSQGAREKALLEFKSGKTRVLVATDVAARGLDIEQLSYVINYELPYIAEDYIHRIGRTGRAGSTGLAISLLSPDENWLLEEVEAVLKDRLPQQWLPGYEPDLTKKPTKDDFKNTRSAQKRRTKKRASGEKTGNNRRRR, from the coding sequence TTCAACCTTAGGCATAAACGAAGATTTATTAAAAGCAGTAGTAGCACAAGGCTATAAAGAACCAACACCTATACAGGCTTCAGCTATCCCAGCAGTGTTAAAGGGTAAAGATGTTATGGCCGGAGCTCAAACTGGTACTGGAAAAACAGCTGCTTTTGCTTTGCCACTATTACAAAAGACTATAGAAAACAAACAACAGAACCTTGTAATAAAAACATTAGTTTTGACACCAACACGAGAGTTAGCGCAACAAGTACATAATAGCTTTGAAACTTACGCACAATTTACTGATATAAAATCTACTTTAGCCTACGGTGGTGTCAGTATAAAAACACAAGTAAAAGCGTTAAAAGCAGGTGCTGATATATTAGTTGCAACGCCTGGTCGCTTATTTGATCATATTGTAAATGGAACAGTAGATTTAAGTCATGTTGAATATTTAGTATTTGACGAAGCAGACCGTATGCTAGATATGGGTTTTATTGATGAAATTAACAGGATTTTAAAACGACTACCACCTAAGCGCCAAACATTATTATTTTCAGCGACCTTCGACGAAGCGATTTTTAAATTAAGTAAAACATTACTTAAAAATCCTGAGTTGATAGAAGTTAACGAAAGAAACAAAGCGACTACACAAGTGGAGCAAGTTGTATATAATGTTGATGCTGATAGAAAAAGGGAATTAGTATCTCATTTAATAGGGTCTAAAAATTGGCAACAAGTTTTGATTTTTACACGAACAAAACAAGGAGCGGATGAGCTTGCTAAAGAGATGTGTAAAGATGGGTTAAAAACACAATCAATTCATGGTGATAAATCTCAAGGTGCACGTGAAAAAGCATTATTAGAATTTAAATCGGGTAAAACTCGTGTATTAGTTGCTACTGATGTTGCCGCGCGAGGTTTAGATATTGAACAACTCTCGTACGTTATTAACTATGAACTACCTTATATAGCAGAAGATTATATCCATAGAATAGGGCGTACAGGTCGCGCAGGGAGTACTGGATTAGCAATAAGTTTATTAAGTCCTGACGAAAATTGGTTGTTGGAAGAAGTCGAAGCTGTGTTAAAAGATCGCCTTCCACAACAATGGCTTCCAGGTTATGAACCTGATTTAACAAAAAAACCAACTAAGGATGACTTTAAAAATACTCGTTCAGCTCAAAAACGCAGAACCAAAAAACGTGCAAGTGGTGAAAAAACAGGTAATAATAGAAGAAGACGTTAA
- a CDS encoding MoxR family ATPase produces MNSIINSVLNDISSVIFGKEKQIKLAISCLLAQGHLLIEDLPGMGKTSLSHALAISLGLSYQRIQFTSDLLPSDIIGTSIFDIKTQAFSFHKGPIFNQVILADEINRAGPKTQSALLEAMEENQVSVDGHSYLLPQPFFVIATQNPVHQAGTYPLPESQLDRFLMRITLGYPGIEAEKKIILGIDNNINNIKKSLKEYQFRDLQNIVKSVKLSEPVLDYILALVNHSRLVGRYPMPLSPRASIALSRAAQAWAFINGRDFVTPDDVQAIFPSVVEHRLNVNSGINQGDLASELLKEVKVPV; encoded by the coding sequence ATGAATTCAATAATAAACTCAGTATTAAATGACATCTCATCAGTTATTTTTGGTAAAGAAAAACAAATTAAATTAGCCATATCTTGTTTATTAGCGCAAGGCCATTTGTTGATTGAAGATTTACCAGGCATGGGAAAAACATCTTTATCACATGCATTAGCAATCTCTTTAGGCCTTTCATATCAGAGGATCCAGTTTACAAGTGATTTATTACCATCCGATATCATTGGTACATCAATCTTTGATATAAAAACACAAGCATTTAGCTTTCATAAAGGCCCTATCTTTAATCAAGTTATTCTCGCTGATGAAATAAACCGTGCAGGCCCAAAAACTCAAAGTGCATTATTAGAAGCCATGGAAGAAAATCAAGTTAGTGTTGATGGACATAGTTACTTATTACCACAACCATTTTTTGTGATCGCAACGCAGAACCCCGTTCATCAAGCCGGTACTTATCCTTTACCTGAATCACAATTGGACAGGTTTTTAATGCGTATTACACTTGGTTACCCGGGAATTGAAGCTGAAAAAAAGATAATTCTAGGAATTGATAACAATATAAACAACATTAAAAAAAGTTTAAAAGAATATCAATTCAGAGACTTACAAAATATAGTGAAATCAGTAAAACTCAGCGAACCAGTTCTTGATTATATTTTAGCATTGGTTAACCACAGCCGATTAGTTGGGCGATATCCCATGCCTTTATCACCTAGAGCCAGTATAGCTCTGAGCCGTGCAGCTCAAGCATGGGCATTTATAAATGGTCGAGATTTTGTAACGCCTGATGATGTTCAAGCTATATTTCCAAGTGTTGTTGAACATCGACTAAATGTAAATTCGGGTATAAACCAAGGAGATCTTGCATCAGAGTTGCTAAAAGAAGTTAAAGTGCCAGTTTAG
- a CDS encoding DUF58 domain-containing protein, whose product MKSIFNEFKNKLNQFINNTLLKRKHNKSNLVLKHHNIYVVPTKFGLSFLCFNILIFILGSNYQNNLILLSAYLLISFFIISILQSYFNLMNTQITFSSAEDGIEKTGYNLSFLISNPSMAYSLIIQSQNNETLIETISKDHKNIKIQVAGLKRGKHKVARLKILSRYPFGLMSVFSYSIFPKTVYIYPTPLPIISHGMTLSDQGDQKDDLFVKGSNEFYAIREHQVGEAFSRVSWKHYAKTQQFLVKEFTESYSGDFIFNLSDMPGDFETKLKHLSYLLYQAHHDELTFGLNLPNCKIPAEKGFHHLELCLRALSEA is encoded by the coding sequence ATGAAATCAATATTTAACGAATTTAAAAACAAACTAAATCAATTTATCAATAATACATTGTTAAAGCGTAAACATAATAAAAGCAATTTAGTTTTAAAACATCATAATATTTATGTTGTTCCCACTAAGTTTGGATTATCTTTTTTATGTTTTAATATTTTGATTTTTATTTTAGGAAGTAACTATCAAAACAATCTTATTTTATTAAGTGCATATTTATTAATATCATTTTTTATTATTAGTATTTTGCAGAGTTATTTTAATTTGATGAATACGCAAATAACGTTCTCTTCTGCAGAAGATGGCATTGAGAAAACAGGTTATAATTTATCATTTTTGATTTCAAATCCAAGTATGGCATATAGTTTAATAATTCAGTCTCAAAATAATGAAACACTCATTGAAACTATCAGTAAAGATCATAAAAATATAAAGATACAAGTTGCTGGCTTAAAACGTGGGAAGCATAAAGTAGCCCGATTAAAAATATTATCTCGTTATCCATTTGGATTGATGTCTGTATTTAGCTATAGTATTTTTCCAAAAACGGTATATATCTACCCTACTCCATTGCCAATAATATCACATGGTATGACCTTATCAGATCAAGGCGATCAAAAAGATGATCTTTTTGTCAAAGGATCTAATGAGTTTTATGCTATTAGAGAGCATCAAGTTGGCGAAGCTTTTTCACGAGTTTCATGGAAACACTATGCAAAAACGCAACAATTTTTGGTAAAGGAATTTACAGAATCTTACTCGGGTGATTTTATTTTTAATTTATCAGATATGCCTGGAGATTTTGAAACTAAGTTAAAACATTTAAGCTATTTATTGTATCAAGCCCATCATGATGAATTAACTTTTGGACTCAACTTGCCTAACTGTAAAATACCCGCTGAAAAAGGTTTTCATCATTTAGAATTATGTTTAAGAGCGTTAAGTGAGGCATAA
- a CDS encoding DUF3488 and transglutaminase-like domain-containing protein, whose product MNISFLSINFKKIELLQSITLIIIVFLLSEFISLTFISVVFLLALWSLAIALNQVKKPGVIAGNILAMLTSVGLFIDIGFSDTVNLFVAMLLLSTVLKQLISTTLFHFKTVCLIHLFLIASVYLYQQSLYTSLLTFIFLIANIATLNLIIRPNQKLNNALSLASKSLLMSLPIAFLLFILLPRLPSFWSLPGPGIAKTGLNENIDPFSISKLSNSSELVFRANFKDKKPSAPYYWRSMVHEEFSEQTWKITHRAKTTNRNNIANRDSEYKYEIIAEKSGLHWLYALDYAQSNTQFVENKYAGVLARNKNLSQTFKYNVSSFKIENIKKLSSYDRNINLRLISGSNPKSILIAKEIQQISDTDKMFFNNLYQYFINQKFVYTLEPPALYGTNKLDQFLLESKKGFCGHYASLSAFMFRSVGIPARVVSGYLGGELSTDKNYLSVFQYDAHAWTEVWLENKGWTRFDATSVVSPDRLYGSLSQSEANKEEFLRNLDFGLLSLQNFPMLNWVRLNLDSIDFMWTNWILGFNSQEQKGLLESIFESNLSLKIAVSILSGLASILISIYAFMIWTKRERFNIPLEREFNDLKLWGEKNQIPLGSGVTPQAYLLLLVNKFEIKSKYINQFINLYIDTRYKQIPLTIENQKYAKHLVKIITKN is encoded by the coding sequence TTGAACATCTCCTTTTTATCAATTAATTTCAAAAAAATTGAATTATTACAGTCTATTACACTTATCATAATTGTTTTTTTACTATCTGAATTTATATCTCTGACATTTATTTCTGTTGTTTTTTTATTAGCGCTTTGGTCGTTAGCAATCGCACTTAATCAAGTAAAAAAACCAGGCGTTATCGCTGGAAATATTTTAGCAATGTTGACTTCTGTAGGTTTATTTATAGATATAGGTTTTAGCGATACAGTTAATTTATTTGTGGCTATGTTGTTATTGTCTACTGTATTGAAACAATTAATTTCAACAACGTTATTCCATTTTAAAACAGTTTGTTTAATCCATTTATTTTTAATTGCGAGTGTCTATTTATATCAACAATCTTTATATACAAGTCTGTTAACTTTTATCTTTTTAATTGCAAATATAGCAACGTTAAACTTAATTATTAGACCTAATCAAAAATTAAATAACGCCTTAAGTCTAGCAAGTAAATCTTTATTAATGAGTTTACCAATTGCATTTTTGTTGTTTATATTATTACCAAGATTACCTTCATTTTGGAGTTTACCAGGCCCAGGGATTGCAAAAACCGGATTAAATGAAAATATTGATCCCTTTAGTATTTCAAAACTTTCCAATTCTAGTGAACTAGTTTTTAGAGCTAATTTTAAAGATAAAAAACCTTCTGCACCGTACTATTGGCGCTCCATGGTACATGAAGAGTTTTCTGAGCAAACATGGAAGATTACGCATAGAGCAAAAACGACAAACAGAAATAACATTGCTAATAGGGATTCAGAATATAAATATGAGATTATTGCTGAAAAGTCAGGTTTGCATTGGCTATATGCATTAGATTATGCCCAAAGTAATACACAATTTGTTGAAAATAAATATGCCGGTGTATTAGCACGGAATAAAAACTTATCGCAAACTTTTAAATATAATGTTTCAAGTTTTAAAATAGAAAATATTAAAAAACTCAGTTCTTATGATCGTAATATTAATTTGCGTTTAATATCGGGTTCTAATCCAAAAAGTATTTTAATCGCTAAAGAGATTCAGCAGATATCTGACACGGATAAAATGTTTTTTAATAACCTGTATCAATATTTTATCAATCAAAAATTCGTATATACCCTAGAGCCCCCTGCACTTTATGGCACTAATAAATTAGACCAATTTCTTCTTGAATCAAAAAAAGGCTTTTGCGGTCATTATGCCAGTTTATCTGCTTTTATGTTCAGAAGTGTCGGTATCCCAGCTCGGGTAGTATCGGGTTATCTTGGTGGAGAACTATCAACGGATAAAAATTATTTAAGTGTTTTTCAATATGATGCCCATGCTTGGACCGAAGTATGGTTAGAAAATAAGGGCTGGACGAGATTTGATGCAACATCTGTTGTATCCCCTGATAGACTCTATGGATCATTATCTCAAAGTGAAGCAAATAAAGAAGAGTTTTTACGTAACTTAGATTTTGGTTTGTTAAGTCTACAAAACTTCCCTATGTTAAATTGGGTTAGGCTTAATTTAGATTCAATAGATTTTATGTGGACAAACTGGATATTAGGTTTTAATTCACAAGAACAAAAAGGATTATTAGAAAGTATTTTTGAATCTAATCTATCATTAAAAATTGCGGTAAGTATTTTATCGGGATTGGCTTCTATTTTGATTTCTATTTATGCTTTTATGATTTGGACAAAAAGAGAAAGGTTTAATATACCATTAGAGCGAGAATTTAATGATTTAAAACTATGGGGTGAGAAAAACCAGATCCCTTTAGGATCTGGAGTCACACCGCAAGCTTATTTACTATTATTGGTTAACAAGTTTGAGATTAAATCAAAATATATTAATCAATTTATAAATTTATATATTGATACTCGGTATAAACAAATACCTTTAACTATTGAGAATCAAAAATATGCTAAGCATTTGGTAAAAATAATAACCAAGAATTAA
- a CDS encoding DUF962 domain-containing protein, with amino-acid sequence MKNLNQWFDLYGQSHQNHTNIIIHKIAVPIIYLSVIGFIYSIPSLIGTVILSVCIVAAMAFYFTLNKYLGLYMCLYTGISLAIIQFMTPYIFEISAGLFIIAWIFQFVGHKIEGEKPSFLDDLSFLLIGPAWVFKDLFKLSNQN; translated from the coding sequence ATGAAAAACCTTAATCAATGGTTTGATTTATATGGTCAAAGCCATCAAAACCATACCAATATCATAATACACAAAATTGCAGTTCCCATTATCTATTTAAGTGTTATAGGCTTCATTTACTCAATACCATCACTTATCGGCACAGTTATATTAAGCGTTTGTATAGTAGCAGCGATGGCATTTTACTTTACACTAAATAAATATTTAGGCTTATACATGTGTTTATATACAGGTATTTCTTTGGCTATTATACAGTTTATGACACCCTATATATTTGAAATATCGGCTGGATTATTCATCATAGCTTGGATATTTCAATTTGTAGGTCATAAAATTGAAGGTGAAAAACCTTCGTTTTTAGATGATTTAAGCTTTTTGCTAATTGGCCCTGCATGGGTGTTTAAAGACCTCTTTAAATTAAGCAATCAAAATTAA
- a CDS encoding acyl-CoA thioesterase, which translates to MLIIFFETTQNAHSAKITKTVFPSRTNHHNTLFGGDALAWMDEVAFICATRFCRKPLVTISSDRVDFKEAIPAGTFAELVATVAHVGNTSLKVDIQIFLETTHKDDKHLAITGSFTFVAVNDEYKPTPVVCDSMLNGFND; encoded by the coding sequence ATATTAATAATTTTTTTTGAAACAACTCAAAATGCGCATTCTGCTAAAATTACCAAAACAGTTTTTCCAAGTAGAACAAATCATCACAATACATTATTTGGTGGCGATGCCTTAGCTTGGATGGATGAAGTTGCTTTTATTTGCGCAACACGATTTTGCCGTAAACCATTAGTAACCATATCTTCAGATCGTGTTGACTTTAAAGAAGCAATTCCTGCAGGGACATTTGCTGAATTAGTAGCAACTGTTGCACATGTTGGTAATACAAGTTTGAAAGTTGATATACAAATATTCTTAGAAACGACGCATAAAGATGATAAACATTTAGCAATAACCGGCTCTTTTACATTTGTAGCAGTTAATGATGAGTATAAACCAACACCCGTTGTATGCGATTCTATGTTAAATGGATTTAATGACTAG
- a CDS encoding M23 family metallopeptidase produces the protein MLKKTVLSIAILINFPVSALELKGNLIQGGMVTGSLPNAQSVKFNDTELKLSKKGFFVFGFGRDAKLDHRLTWKDSDGSEHNQSFIITKRDYKIDKIEGVAKKYVSPPKSVLARTKKEAQAVRKARNVLSNRLDFLKPVYRPASGRISGVYGSQRYFNGTPKRPHFGLDIANKTGTQVYSPLPGKVVFAHSDLYYSGGTLIIDHGFGITSTYIHLSEVTAKLGQEINTGDKIAKIGATGRVTGPHLDWRLNWKQVRLDPALVMSHVSASKFTNK, from the coding sequence ATGCTCAAAAAAACAGTATTATCAATTGCGATTTTAATAAATTTTCCTGTTAGTGCACTTGAACTCAAAGGTAATTTAATTCAAGGTGGTATGGTGACAGGATCACTTCCTAATGCACAGTCGGTAAAGTTTAATGACACTGAGCTTAAACTGTCAAAAAAAGGGTTTTTTGTATTTGGTTTTGGTCGTGATGCAAAATTAGACCATAGGCTTACCTGGAAAGATTCAGATGGCTCAGAGCATAACCAATCATTTATTATCACAAAACGCGATTATAAAATTGATAAAATAGAGGGGGTGGCAAAAAAATATGTCTCTCCACCTAAATCAGTATTAGCAAGAACAAAAAAAGAAGCACAAGCAGTAAGAAAAGCCAGAAATGTTTTATCTAATAGATTAGATTTTCTCAAACCTGTTTACAGACCGGCTTCAGGAAGGATCTCTGGCGTTTATGGTAGTCAAAGATACTTTAATGGCACACCAAAAAGACCTCATTTTGGTTTAGATATTGCCAACAAAACTGGCACACAAGTTTATTCTCCTTTGCCTGGTAAAGTCGTTTTTGCGCATTCTGATTTATATTATTCTGGTGGTACTTTGATCATAGATCATGGTTTTGGTATTACTTCAACTTATATTCATTTAAGTGAAGTGACGGCTAAATTGGGTCAAGAAATTAACACCGGAGATAAAATCGCAAAAATAGGTGCAACAGGGCGTGTTACTGGACCACATTTAGATTGGCGTTTAAACTGGAAGCAAGTCCGTTTAGATCCTGCGCTTGTTATGAGTCACGTGTCTGCCAGTAAATTTACAAATAAGTAA
- a CDS encoding 6-carboxytetrahydropterin synthase, with amino-acid sequence MILFVNDLTVIDFSYLCDQRGAVGESWIVDMTLHGDLNDESMVLDFGLVKKQIKTIIDDTLDHKLALTNKTIVKILESNTQTNVSFKYSDNKTINISAPSQAFCSLDSEHIDEKVVSKFLIDQIMPKMPSNIKKIELDLRAEHINGFYYHYSHGLKKHDGNCQRIVHGHRSTIGIFENDMKSVRLQKEWALRWEDIYLGSKEDLIAAESLKFIKPVEDALNFAYVAPQGYFELSISQSDCEILPVDTTVECIAQYIANELKISNQTSDFKVVAYEGVGKGAIAYA; translated from the coding sequence ATGATCCTTTTTGTAAACGACCTTACTGTTATTGATTTTTCTTATCTTTGTGATCAAAGAGGTGCAGTAGGTGAAAGTTGGATCGTCGATATGACACTTCATGGTGATTTAAATGACGAGTCCATGGTATTAGATTTTGGATTAGTTAAAAAACAAATCAAAACAATCATTGATGATACGTTAGATCATAAACTTGCTTTAACCAACAAAACAATAGTAAAAATTTTAGAGTCAAATACACAAACAAATGTCAGTTTTAAATACTCTGACAATAAAACTATTAACATCAGTGCACCTTCACAAGCTTTCTGTTCACTAGACAGCGAACATATAGATGAGAAAGTAGTATCAAAGTTTTTGATAGATCAAATAATGCCTAAAATGCCAAGTAATATTAAAAAAATTGAACTTGATCTTAGAGCTGAACACATAAATGGTTTTTATTATCATTATAGTCATGGCCTTAAAAAGCATGATGGTAACTGCCAGCGTATCGTTCATGGTCATAGATCAACAATTGGTATTTTTGAAAATGATATGAAAAGTGTTCGTCTTCAAAAAGAATGGGCCCTTAGATGGGAAGATATTTATTTAGGCAGTAAAGAAGATTTAATTGCTGCGGAATCACTTAAGTTTATAAAACCTGTTGAGGACGCTCTTAATTTTGCTTACGTTGCACCACAAGGTTATTTTGAATTAAGTATCAGTCAGTCTGACTGTGAGATTTTGCCTGTAGATACAACTGTTGAGTGCATCGCTCAATACATCGCTAACGAACTTAAAATAAGCAATCAAACCTCTGACTTTAAAGTTGTGGCATATGAAGGTGTCGGCAAAGGCGCAATTGCATACGCATAA
- the fabA gene encoding bifunctional 3-hydroxydecanoyl-ACP dehydratase/trans-2-decenoyl-ACP isomerase produces MEQQNSYTKEELIQCGNGDLFGEGNCRLPSDNMLMMDRIIEINDDGGEYGKGVIVAELDIDPSLWFFDCHFKGDPVMPGCLGLDAMWQLVGFFLGWSGGPGSGRALGVGEVKFTGQILPSNKKVTYRLDMKRVIKRKLFMGLADGTVSVDGRVIYEAKDLKVGLFQDTTSF; encoded by the coding sequence ATGGAACAACAAAATAGTTATACAAAAGAAGAACTGATCCAATGTGGTAATGGTGATTTATTTGGTGAAGGTAACTGTCGTTTACCAAGTGATAACATGTTAATGATGGACCGCATCATCGAAATCAATGATGACGGTGGCGAATACGGTAAAGGTGTAATCGTTGCTGAACTTGATATCGACCCTTCGCTATGGTTCTTCGATTGTCACTTTAAAGGCGACCCTGTAATGCCTGGTTGTTTAGGTCTTGATGCAATGTGGCAATTAGTTGGTTTCTTCTTAGGTTGGTCTGGTGGTCCAGGTTCTGGTCGTGCTTTAGGTGTGGGTGAAGTAAAATTCACAGGTCAAATCTTGCCCTCAAATAAAAAAGTAACTTATCGTCTAGATATGAAACGTGTTATCAAACGTAAATTATTTATGGGCCTAGCTGACGGTACAGTTTCTGTTGATGGTCGTGTTATCTATGAAGCAAAAGATTTAAAAGTTGGTTTATTCCAAGACACAACAAGCTTCTAA
- the rmf gene encoding ribosome modulation factor, which produces MKRQKRDRLERAHTQGFKAGLAGRSKEMCPYQSLDPRSQWLGGWREAIESRNMFKV; this is translated from the coding sequence ATGAAGAGACAGAAACGAGATCGTCTTGAGAGAGCACATACTCAAGGCTTTAAAGCGGGTTTAGCTGGACGATCAAAAGAAATGTGTCCGTATCAAAGTTTAGACCCAAGATCTCAGTGGCTCGGGGGTTGGCGAGAAGCCATAGAAAGTCGTAATATGTTTAAAGTATAA
- a CDS encoding serine/threonine protein kinase: MPEKKKIHNFYINEEQSIYLLSHTDAKKHKQWLKICIKQLELLGYKDVEEIGFGAFGFVFSGTDVHVTPPSQWVFKFSRITLAQSVRDRLEDEAYMLSQVDNPLVPKFYAFERIKKQGILMMARAPGINLEQVSLNKGKLSARFITDLALKLRNVLVDLRENKQGMTLSPIVHGDVKPSNLVWLEESDQLSLVDWGSSVFAQQDSYGNGIASNIMDLMSSDTQHSNARMGDVYFIGDEQMEGAKSSPRFDEQGVASTLYALASAQSCRFGAQVIPASSLGLPVELAKVIDGMLSKDKVIRDKAGDYFMKNMPNMAKAYLPEIAQKETKSFIPFWHNELKDLPDTVVYSSRKSFLRIADKKQALLDVNDAQLDRYYREFLLDTGDTEKAFLASISRLAKFPVVGGLSFHWKEKQLFIESSLILHQKNLEHSFSSAINNTVKLAQGIQQQGLFKCCLFDARKTIQIEKNDKGNFIFDEIAQLEYQVMSSVALNELNRPHSYFEDGNDPDEQLKLPKEVLKCVFALNQIHHTGCIIFESLPDRLKVHHYYRLLDPEKENQFSNLLQKIMQNIVKIKSVGVAGFMKLPYKNTREFDLCERQPEFFFPKNPKKIH; the protein is encoded by the coding sequence ATGCCTGAAAAGAAAAAAATTCACAACTTTTATATTAATGAAGAACAATCCATATATTTGTTGTCGCATACGGACGCAAAAAAACATAAACAATGGTTAAAAATTTGTATTAAACAGCTTGAATTACTCGGTTATAAAGATGTAGAAGAAATAGGCTTTGGTGCTTTTGGTTTTGTATTCTCTGGTACGGATGTTCATGTCACCCCCCCTAGCCAATGGGTATTTAAATTCTCACGTATTACCCTAGCACAAAGTGTTAGAGACAGGCTTGAAGATGAAGCTTATATGTTGTCTCAAGTTGATAACCCTTTAGTTCCAAAATTTTATGCATTTGAGAGAATAAAGAAGCAAGGCATCCTTATGATGGCAAGGGCCCCTGGTATTAATTTAGAACAAGTTTCACTTAATAAGGGCAAATTATCAGCACGATTTATAACTGATCTTGCACTTAAATTAAGAAATGTATTAGTTGATTTAAGAGAGAATAAGCAAGGTATGACGCTTAGTCCAATAGTTCACGGAGATGTAAAACCGTCTAACTTAGTATGGTTAGAGGAATCTGACCAATTGTCTTTAGTTGATTGGGGCTCCTCTGTTTTTGCACAACAAGATAGCTATGGTAATGGTATTGCGTCAAATATTATGGACCTAATGTCCTCTGATACGCAGCATTCAAATGCAAGAATGGGAGATGTTTATTTTATTGGTGATGAACAAATGGAGGGCGCTAAATCCTCGCCAAGGTTTGATGAACAAGGTGTTGCTTCAACACTTTATGCCTTAGCATCAGCGCAATCTTGTCGATTTGGAGCACAAGTGATCCCAGCATCCAGTTTAGGTTTACCGGTTGAACTGGCCAAAGTAATTGATGGTATGTTGTCAAAAGACAAAGTAATACGCGATAAAGCTGGTGATTACTTTATGAAAAATATGCCAAATATGGCAAAAGCCTACCTGCCAGAAATAGCACAAAAAGAAACTAAGTCATTTATTCCTTTTTGGCACAACGAATTAAAAGACTTACCTGATACAGTTGTGTATAGCTCGCGTAAATCCTTTTTAAGGATTGCTGATAAAAAACAGGCTTTATTAGATGTTAATGATGCCCAGTTAGACAGGTATTATAGAGAGTTTTTACTTGATACGGGCGATACCGAAAAAGCTTTCCTAGCTTCAATTAGCAGATTAGCAAAGTTTCCGGTTGTAGGGGGATTGAGTTTTCATTGGAAAGAAAAACAACTATTTATTGAATCTAGCTTAATTTTACATCAAAAAAACCTAGAGCATTCATTTTCTTCAGCGATTAATAACACAGTTAAACTTGCACAGGGGATACAGCAACAAGGTCTATTTAAATGTTGTTTATTTGATGCAAGAAAAACAATACAAATAGAAAAAAATGACAAAGGAAATTTTATATTTGATGAAATTGCGCAATTAGAATATCAAGTAATGAGTTCTGTGGCTTTAAACGAATTAAATAGGCCACATTCGTATTTTGAGGATGGTAATGACCCTGATGAGCAATTAAAACTGCCCAAAGAAGTATTAAAATGTGTGTTTGCATTAAACCAAATACACCATACGGGTTGTATTATATTTGAATCTCTCCCTGATAGACTTAAAGTACATCACTATTACAGATTATTAGATCCTGAAAAAGAAAATCAATTTTCAAATTTATTACAAAAAATCATGCAAAATATTGTAAAAATAAAATCGGTTGGTGTAGCCGGATTTATGAAATTACCTTATAAAAATACACGTGAATTTGATTTGTGTGAGAGACAACCTGAGTTTTTCTTTCCTAAAAATCCTAAGAAAATACATTGA